Proteins encoded within one genomic window of Candidatus Omnitrophota bacterium:
- a CDS encoding DUF3175 domain-containing protein: MKRVKKWSDRVTKFSNALDLEQGVFTWKDPRKIAASLKRSAETSMRRKSSPFASAMSMLSFYINRAGKNIDPLQKRILMQTKQELRKLFNRPVI, translated from the coding sequence ATGAAGCGAGTAAAAAAGTGGTCTGACCGGGTGACAAAGTTCAGCAATGCTCTTGATTTAGAACAGGGTGTTTTTACCTGGAAAGATCCGCGCAAGATCGCAGCCTCATTAAAGCGATCAGCAGAGACAAGCATGCGGCGAAAAAGTAGTCCTTTTGCATCCGCAATGTCAATGCTGTCTTTTTATATCAATCGTGCCGGAAAGAACATTGACCCTCTTCAGAAACGTATCCTGATGCAGACGAAGCAGGAGCTGAGA